Proteins encoded in a region of the Streptomyces sp. NBC_01471 genome:
- a CDS encoding DHA2 family efflux MFS transporter permease subunit produces MTSQTTVDPAPQDVAAPPAKGLRGHPWLTLFSVAIGVMMVALDGTIVAIANPAIQKDLGATFAQIQWITNGYFLALAVALITAGKLGDRFGHRQTFLIGVIGFAAASGAIGFSNSVSLVVTFRVLQGLFGALLMPAALGLLRATFPAEKLNMAIGLWGMVIGASTAGGPIIGGLLVQHVSWQSVFFINVPVGVIALVVGAVILKDHRAANAPKSFDVLGIALLSAAMFCLVWALIKAPAWGWGDGKVWMFLAVSVVCFAAFAFWETKVREPLIPMALFRSVPLSAGVVLMVLMAIAFMGGLFFVTFYLQNVHGMSPVDAGLHLLPLTGMMIVASPLAGAVITKLGPRIPLACGMLCTAVAMYGMSMLETDTGSLNMSIWFALLGLGLAPVMVGATEVIVGNAPMELSGVAGGLQQAAMQIGGSLGTAVLGAVMASKVDSALPGNWADAKLPPFGFGQLDQASQAVQVGMAPVPPHAPAGLAAKITGVAHDTFMSGMSLACLVAAGVAVVAIFVALLTKRGDNPEAAAGAAHI; encoded by the coding sequence ATGACTAGTCAGACCACTGTCGACCCGGCGCCGCAGGATGTCGCGGCACCGCCGGCCAAGGGGCTCCGCGGCCACCCTTGGCTGACGCTCTTCTCCGTGGCCATCGGCGTGATGATGGTCGCGCTCGACGGCACGATCGTCGCGATCGCCAATCCGGCCATCCAGAAGGATCTCGGGGCGACCTTCGCCCAGATCCAGTGGATCACCAATGGCTACTTCCTCGCCCTCGCGGTGGCGCTGATCACCGCGGGCAAGCTCGGTGACCGCTTCGGCCACCGTCAGACGTTCCTGATCGGCGTGATCGGCTTCGCCGCCGCGTCCGGCGCCATCGGCTTCTCTAACAGCGTCAGCCTGGTCGTGACCTTCCGGGTCCTCCAGGGGCTGTTCGGCGCACTGCTGATGCCCGCCGCACTCGGCCTGCTGCGCGCCACCTTCCCCGCCGAGAAGCTCAACATGGCCATCGGTCTCTGGGGCATGGTCATCGGCGCCTCCACCGCGGGCGGCCCGATCATCGGCGGCCTGCTCGTCCAGCACGTCAGCTGGCAGTCGGTCTTCTTCATCAACGTGCCGGTCGGTGTGATCGCGCTCGTCGTGGGTGCGGTCATCCTCAAGGACCACCGCGCCGCGAACGCCCCGAAGTCCTTCGACGTGCTGGGCATCGCGCTGCTCTCGGCGGCCATGTTCTGTCTGGTCTGGGCGCTCATCAAGGCCCCGGCGTGGGGCTGGGGCGACGGCAAGGTCTGGATGTTCCTGGCCGTCTCGGTGGTCTGCTTCGCGGCCTTCGCGTTCTGGGAGACGAAGGTCAGGGAGCCGCTCATCCCGATGGCGCTCTTCCGCTCGGTGCCGCTCTCCGCGGGCGTGGTGCTGATGGTGCTCATGGCCATCGCCTTCATGGGCGGCCTCTTCTTCGTCACCTTCTACCTCCAGAACGTGCACGGCATGAGCCCGGTCGACGCCGGACTCCATCTGCTGCCGCTCACCGGCATGATGATCGTCGCCTCCCCGCTCGCGGGCGCGGTGATCACCAAGCTCGGCCCGCGTATCCCGCTGGCCTGCGGCATGCTCTGCACGGCGGTCGCGATGTACGGCATGTCCATGCTGGAGACCGACACCGGCAGCCTCAACATGTCGATCTGGTTCGCGCTGCTCGGCCTGGGGCTCGCCCCGGTCATGGTCGGCGCCACCGAGGTCATCGTCGGCAACGCCCCGATGGAGCTCTCCGGCGTCGCCGGCGGACTCCAGCAGGCCGCCATGCAGATCGGCGGCAGCCTCGGTACGGCGGTGCTCGGCGCGGTCATGGCCTCCAAGGTCGACAGCGCCCTCCCGGGGAACTGGGCGGACGCCAAACTTCCTCCGTTCGGGTTCGGTCAGCTGGACCAGGCCTCGCAGGCCGTCCAGGTCGGCATGGCCCCGGTGCCGCCGCACGCCCCGGCCGGACTCGCCGCCAAGATCACCGGCGTCGCCCACGACACGTTCATGTCCGGCATGAGCCTGGCCTGCCTGGTCGCCGCCGGCGTCGCGGTCGTGGCCATCTTCGTGGCCCTGCTCACCAAGCGCGGTGACAACCCGGAGGCGGCAGCGGGGGCCGCCCACATCTGA
- a CDS encoding peptidase inhibitor family I36 protein, with product MNTALTKNTAPAAGIRRALLRTTATAVTAGMVTAAVLAAPRALAPHTALAASQPRMGECATGELCLWEKDGFKGARRTYDLSGTGIDSCTPLPAGTTAQSVANRTGRPVTTYQSVECAETGEFETYPGGGTWLPHSPYQVRAFKIWEN from the coding sequence ATGAACACCGCACTCACGAAGAACACCGCACCGGCCGCGGGCATCCGCCGGGCCCTGCTCCGTACGACCGCGACGGCCGTCACGGCCGGGATGGTCACGGCCGCCGTGCTCGCCGCGCCGCGGGCCCTCGCCCCGCACACCGCGCTGGCCGCCTCGCAGCCCCGGATGGGGGAGTGCGCGACCGGCGAACTCTGTCTCTGGGAGAAGGACGGCTTCAAGGGCGCCCGCCGGACCTACGACCTCTCCGGCACCGGCATCGACAGCTGTACCCCGCTCCCCGCGGGCACCACGGCCCAGTCCGTCGCCAACCGCACCGGGCGCCCGGTCACCACGTACCAGTCCGTCGAGTGCGCGGAGACCGGCGAGTTCGAGACGTACCCGGGAGGCGGCACCTGGCTGCCGCACTCCCCGTACCAGGTGCGGGCGTTCAAGATCTGGGAGAACTGA
- the aceE gene encoding pyruvate dehydrogenase (acetyl-transferring), homodimeric type, which translates to MVSGSDRNPIIIGGLPSQVPDFDPEETQEWLDSLDAAVDERGRERARYLMLRLIERAGEKRVAVPEMRSTDYVNTIATKDEPFFPGNEEIERKVLNATRWNAAVMVSRAQRPGIGVGGHIATFASSASLYDVGFNHFFRGKDDGLGGDQVFFQGHASPGIYARAFLLDRLSEQQLDGFRQEKSKAPYGLSSYPHPRLMPDFWEFPTVSMGLGPLGAIYQARMNRYMEARGIADTSKSHVWAYLGDGEMDEPESLGQLSIAAREGLDNLTFVVNCNLQRLDGPVRGNGKIIQELESQFRGAGWNVIKLVWDRSWDPLLAQDRDGILVNRMNTTPDGQFQTYATESGAYIREHFFGDDQRLRKMVEDMSDEQILHLGRGGHDHRKVFAAYTAAKEHKGQPTVILAQTIKGWTLGPNFEGRNATHQMKKLTADDLKRFRDRLHLPIADKALEDGNPPYYHPGRDSEEIQYMHDHRTSCGGYVPTRVVRAKPLPLPPDKTYAIAKKGSGHQSIATTMAFVRVLKDLMRDKEIGNRFVLIAPDEYRTFGMDAFFPSAKIYNPLGQQYESVDRELLLAYKESPTGQMLHDGISEAGCTASLIAAGSAYATHGEPLIPVYVFYSMFGFQRTGDQFWQMGDQLARGFVLGATAGRTTLTGEGLQHADGHSQLLASTNPACVAYDPAFGFEIAYIVQDGLRRMYGETADGRAGEDVFYYLTVYNEPILHPAEPADVDVEGILQGIHRFKPGERGQIPAQIMASGVAVPWAVEAQQILADEWDVKADVWSATSWNELRREAVEVERHNLLHPEEEQRVPYVTRKLSGSDGPFVAVSDWMRSVPDQIARWVPGPYQSLGADGFGFADTRGAARRFFHIDAQSIVVSVLTELAKQGKVDRSALKQAIDRYQLLDVASADPGAAGGDA; encoded by the coding sequence GTGGTTTCCGGATCCGATCGCAACCCGATCATCATTGGCGGCCTTCCGAGCCAGGTCCCGGACTTCGATCCCGAAGAGACCCAGGAATGGCTCGACTCCCTCGATGCCGCCGTCGACGAGCGCGGCCGTGAGCGTGCGCGTTATCTGATGCTCCGCCTGATCGAGCGCGCGGGCGAGAAGCGCGTGGCCGTGCCCGAGATGCGCAGCACGGACTACGTGAACACGATCGCCACCAAGGACGAGCCGTTCTTCCCGGGCAACGAGGAGATCGAGCGCAAGGTCCTGAACGCCACGCGCTGGAACGCGGCCGTGATGGTCTCGCGCGCCCAGCGTCCCGGCATCGGGGTCGGCGGCCACATCGCCACCTTCGCCTCGTCCGCCTCCCTCTACGACGTGGGCTTCAACCACTTCTTCCGCGGCAAGGACGACGGTCTCGGCGGTGACCAGGTCTTCTTCCAGGGCCACGCGTCCCCCGGTATCTACGCCCGCGCCTTCCTGCTCGACCGGCTCTCCGAGCAGCAGCTCGACGGGTTCCGGCAGGAGAAGTCGAAGGCTCCTTACGGACTGTCCAGCTACCCGCACCCGCGGCTGATGCCGGACTTCTGGGAGTTCCCGACCGTCTCGATGGGCCTCGGCCCGCTCGGCGCGATCTACCAGGCGCGGATGAACCGCTACATGGAGGCGCGCGGGATCGCCGACACCTCCAAGTCGCACGTCTGGGCCTACCTGGGCGACGGGGAGATGGACGAGCCCGAGTCGCTCGGCCAGCTCTCCATCGCCGCCCGTGAGGGCCTGGACAACCTGACCTTCGTCGTCAACTGCAACCTCCAGCGCCTCGACGGCCCGGTGCGCGGCAACGGCAAGATCATCCAGGAGCTGGAGTCGCAGTTCCGCGGCGCCGGCTGGAACGTCATCAAGCTGGTCTGGGACCGGAGCTGGGACCCGCTGCTGGCCCAGGACCGCGACGGCATCCTGGTCAACAGGATGAACACCACGCCGGACGGCCAGTTCCAGACGTACGCCACCGAGAGCGGCGCCTACATCCGTGAGCACTTCTTCGGCGACGACCAGCGGCTGCGCAAGATGGTCGAGGACATGTCCGACGAGCAGATCCTGCACCTCGGGCGTGGCGGGCACGACCACCGGAAGGTGTTCGCGGCCTACACGGCGGCCAAGGAACACAAGGGCCAGCCGACGGTGATCCTCGCCCAGACCATCAAGGGCTGGACGCTGGGGCCGAACTTCGAGGGCCGCAACGCGACCCACCAGATGAAGAAGCTGACGGCGGACGACCTCAAGCGCTTCCGGGACCGGCTGCACCTGCCGATCGCGGACAAGGCGCTGGAGGACGGCAACCCGCCGTACTACCACCCGGGCCGGGACTCCGAAGAGATCCAGTACATGCACGACCACCGCACGTCCTGCGGCGGTTACGTGCCGACCAGGGTGGTCCGCGCCAAGCCGCTGCCGCTGCCGCCCGACAAGACGTACGCCATCGCGAAGAAGGGCTCGGGTCACCAGTCGATCGCCACCACCATGGCGTTCGTCCGTGTCCTGAAGGACCTCATGCGGGACAAGGAGATCGGCAATCGCTTCGTGCTGATCGCCCCCGACGAGTACCGCACCTTCGGTATGGACGCGTTCTTCCCGAGCGCGAAGATCTACAACCCGCTCGGCCAGCAGTACGAGTCGGTGGACCGCGAACTCCTGCTCGCGTACAAGGAGTCGCCGACCGGGCAGATGCTGCACGACGGCATCTCCGAGGCCGGCTGCACGGCGTCGCTGATCGCGGCCGGCTCGGCGTACGCCACGCACGGCGAGCCGCTGATCCCGGTGTACGTCTTCTACTCGATGTTCGGGTTCCAGCGCACCGGCGACCAGTTCTGGCAGATGGGCGACCAGCTGGCACGCGGCTTCGTGCTCGGCGCGACCGCCGGACGGACGACGCTGACGGGTGAGGGCCTCCAGCACGCGGACGGCCACTCGCAGCTGCTCGCCTCGACCAACCCGGCCTGTGTCGCCTACGACCCGGCCTTCGGTTTCGAGATCGCGTACATCGTGCAGGACGGTCTGCGCCGGATGTACGGCGAGACGGCGGACGGCAGGGCGGGCGAGGACGTCTTCTACTACCTCACCGTCTACAACGAGCCGATCCTGCACCCGGCGGAGCCCGCCGACGTCGACGTCGAGGGCATCCTCCAGGGCATCCACCGCTTCAAGCCGGGCGAGCGGGGTCAGATCCCGGCGCAGATCATGGCGTCCGGTGTGGCTGTCCCGTGGGCCGTCGAGGCCCAGCAGATCCTCGCCGACGAGTGGGACGTGAAGGCCGACGTCTGGTCCGCGACCTCCTGGAACGAGCTGCGCCGCGAGGCCGTGGAGGTGGAGCGGCACAATCTGCTCCACCCCGAGGAGGAGCAGCGTGTCCCGTACGTCACGCGGAAGCTCTCCGGCTCCGACGGCCCGTTCGTGGCCGTGTCCGACTGGATGCGCTCGGTGCCGGACCAGATCGCACGCTGGGTGCCGGGTCCGTACCAGTCACTGGGCGCGGACGGCTTCGGCTTCGCCGACACCCGGGGTGCGGCACGCCGCTTCTTCCACATCGACGCGCAGTCGATCGTCGTCTCGGTCCTCACCGAGCTGGCCAAGCAGGGCAAGGTGGACCGCTCGGCCCTGAAGCAGGCCATCGACCGCTACCAGCTCCTGGACGTGGCCTCGGCCGATCCGGGCGCGGCGGGCGGCGACGCGTAG
- a CDS encoding DUF3052 domain-containing protein: protein MSATADHAEERTNQAARLGFEPGQVVQEIGYDDDVEQELREGIESVIGQELVDEDYDDVADAVVLWFRDEDGDLTDALVDAIGLVDDGGAVWLLTPKTGRDGYVEPSDINEASQTAGLAQTKSINAGKDWTGSRLVTPKVARSGKR, encoded by the coding sequence GTGAGCGCGACCGCGGACCACGCGGAGGAGCGGACCAATCAGGCAGCACGCCTGGGGTTCGAGCCCGGACAAGTGGTCCAGGAGATCGGCTACGACGACGACGTCGAGCAGGAACTCCGTGAGGGTATTGAGAGCGTCATCGGCCAGGAACTCGTCGACGAGGACTACGACGACGTGGCTGACGCTGTCGTGTTGTGGTTCCGCGACGAGGACGGCGACCTTACGGACGCGCTGGTGGACGCCATCGGTCTGGTCGACGACGGCGGCGCGGTCTGGCTGCTGACCCCCAAGACCGGCCGTGACGGTTACGTCGAGCCGAGCGACATCAACGAGGCATCCCAGACAGCCGGTCTGGCCCAGACCAAGAGCATCAACGCCGGCAAGGACTGGACGGGGAGCCGTCTGGTCACACCGAAGGTGGCAAGGTCCGGCAAGCGCTGA
- a CDS encoding peroxiredoxin, with translation MAIEVGTAAPDFELKDNHGRTVRLSDFRGEKNVVLLFYPFAFTGVCTGELCALRDELPKFVNDDVQLLAVSNDSIHTLRVFAEQEGLEYPLLSDFWPHGEASRAYGVFDEEKGCAVRGTFIIDKEGVVRWTVVNGLPDARDLNEYAKALDTL, from the coding sequence ATGGCGATCGAGGTCGGCACCGCGGCACCGGATTTCGAGCTGAAGGACAACCACGGCCGGACCGTCCGCCTCTCGGACTTCCGCGGCGAGAAGAACGTGGTGCTGCTCTTCTACCCCTTCGCTTTCACCGGCGTGTGCACCGGCGAGCTGTGCGCCCTCCGCGACGAGCTGCCGAAATTCGTCAACGACGACGTGCAGCTGCTCGCCGTCTCCAACGACTCCATCCACACGCTGCGCGTCTTCGCGGAGCAGGAGGGGCTCGAATACCCGCTCCTCTCGGACTTCTGGCCGCACGGCGAGGCCTCGCGGGCGTACGGGGTCTTCGACGAGGAGAAGGGGTGCGCCGTGCGCGGGACCTTCATCATCGACAAGGAGGGCGTCGTCCGCTGGACCGTCGTCAACGGTCTGCCCGACGCTCGTGACCTGAACGAGTACGCCAAGGCGCTCGACACCCTCTGA
- a CDS encoding TerD family protein, with the protein MGVSLSKGGNVSLTKAAPNLTAVIVGLGWDARTTTGGDFDLDASALLTNEEGKVANDSNFVFFNNLKSPDGSVEHTGDNLTGEGEGDDEVIKVNLAGVPADVAKIVFPVSIYEAESRQQSFGQVRNAYIRVVNEADNSELARYDLSEDASTETAMVFGELYRNGAEWKFRAIGQGYASGLRGIAQDFGVNV; encoded by the coding sequence GTGGGAGTCAGCCTCAGCAAGGGCGGCAACGTCTCGCTGACCAAGGCCGCACCCAATCTGACCGCGGTCATCGTCGGTCTCGGATGGGATGCGCGCACCACCACAGGTGGTGACTTCGACCTCGACGCCAGCGCCCTGCTGACGAACGAAGAGGGCAAGGTCGCCAACGACTCGAACTTCGTCTTCTTCAACAACCTGAAGAGCCCCGACGGCTCGGTCGAGCACACCGGTGACAACCTCACCGGTGAGGGCGAGGGCGACGACGAGGTCATCAAGGTGAACCTCGCCGGCGTTCCCGCCGATGTCGCGAAGATCGTGTTCCCGGTCTCGATCTACGAGGCCGAGAGCCGCCAGCAGAGCTTCGGCCAGGTCCGCAACGCGTACATCCGCGTGGTGAACGAGGCGGACAACTCCGAGCTGGCGCGGTACGACCTCAGTGAGGACGCGTCGACGGAGACTGCCATGGTCTTCGGCGAGCTCTACCGCAACGGCGCGGAGTGGAAGTTCCGCGCCATCGGTCAGGGGTACGCGTCGGGGCTGCGCGGTATCGCGCAGGACTTCGGCGTCAACGTCTGA
- a CDS encoding TerD family protein: MGVTLAKGGNVSLSKAAPNLTQVLVGLGWDARSTTGADFDLDASALLCQSGRVLGDEYFIFYNQLTSPDGSVEHTGDNLTGEGEGDDESIIVDLSQVPAHCDKIVFPVSIHEADSRGQTFGQVANAFIRVVNQADGQELARYDLSEDASTETAMIFGELYRYGGEWKFRAVGQGYASGLRGIALDFGVNVS; the protein is encoded by the coding sequence ATGGGCGTCACGCTCGCCAAGGGAGGCAATGTCTCCCTCTCGAAGGCCGCACCCAACCTCACGCAAGTACTGGTCGGGCTCGGCTGGGATGCACGCTCCACCACCGGAGCGGATTTCGACCTCGACGCCAGCGCGCTGCTGTGCCAGTCGGGACGGGTGCTCGGCGACGAGTACTTCATCTTCTACAACCAGCTGACCAGCCCGGACGGCTCGGTCGAGCACACCGGTGACAACCTCACCGGTGAGGGCGAGGGCGACGACGAGTCGATCATCGTCGACCTCTCCCAGGTGCCCGCCCACTGCGACAAGATCGTCTTCCCGGTCTCGATCCACGAGGCGGACAGCCGCGGCCAGACCTTCGGACAGGTCGCCAACGCCTTCATCCGCGTGGTGAACCAGGCCGACGGCCAGGAGCTGGCCCGGTACGACCTGAGCGAGGACGCCTCGACCGAGACCGCGATGATCTTCGGCGAGCTCTACCGGTACGGCGGCGAGTGGAAGTTCCGTGCCGTGGGGCAGGGGTACGCGTCGGGGCTGCGGGGCATCGCTCTAGACTTCGGGGTCAATGTTTCCTAA
- a CDS encoding DUF475 domain-containing protein — protein sequence MLLKTFGWSFVITVVGLAVAVIYDGWTALGIVAILGVLEISLSFDNAVINAGILKKMSAFWQKIFLTVGVLIAVFGMRLVFPVVIVAISAKINPVEAVKLAFNEKDHYQQLVTDAHPSIAAFGGMFLMMIFLDFIFEDRDIQWLRWIERPLAKLGKVDMLSVCIALAVLLISSFTFATHAHQHGGAHADKAQTVLISGIAGLITYLVVGGLSGFFENRLEEDEEREQEAEEEARKTGSNVPAVMMAGKAAFFMFLYLEVLDASFSFDGVIGAFAITNDIVLMALGLGIGAMYVRSLTVYLVRQGTLDDYVYLEHGAHYAIGALSVILLVTIQYEINEVITGLVGVVLIAWSFWSSVRRNKRIEAEGGDSSGDRTEVPSGV from the coding sequence GTGCTTCTGAAAACCTTCGGGTGGTCATTCGTGATCACCGTGGTCGGTCTTGCCGTGGCGGTGATCTACGACGGATGGACCGCCCTGGGCATTGTGGCGATCCTGGGTGTCCTGGAGATCTCGCTGTCCTTCGACAACGCCGTGATCAATGCCGGAATCCTGAAGAAGATGAGTGCCTTCTGGCAGAAGATCTTCCTCACGGTCGGTGTGCTCATCGCCGTCTTCGGTATGCGACTGGTCTTCCCCGTCGTGATCGTCGCCATCAGTGCCAAGATCAATCCGGTTGAAGCGGTGAAGCTGGCCTTCAACGAGAAGGACCACTACCAGCAGCTGGTCACCGACGCGCATCCGTCGATCGCTGCCTTCGGTGGCATGTTCCTGATGATGATCTTCCTGGACTTCATCTTCGAGGACCGCGACATCCAGTGGCTGCGCTGGATCGAACGCCCGCTGGCCAAGCTCGGCAAGGTCGACATGCTCTCGGTCTGCATCGCGCTCGCCGTGCTGCTGATCTCCTCCTTCACCTTCGCCACCCACGCCCACCAGCACGGTGGCGCGCACGCGGACAAGGCGCAGACGGTCCTCATCTCCGGTATCGCCGGGCTCATCACCTACCTCGTGGTGGGCGGGCTCTCCGGCTTCTTCGAGAACCGGCTGGAAGAGGACGAGGAGCGCGAGCAGGAGGCCGAGGAGGAGGCCAGGAAGACCGGCTCGAACGTGCCGGCGGTCATGATGGCCGGCAAGGCCGCGTTCTTCATGTTCCTCTACCTGGAAGTCCTCGACGCCTCGTTCTCCTTCGACGGCGTCATCGGCGCCTTCGCCATCACCAACGACATCGTGCTGATGGCACTCGGCCTCGGTATCGGTGCCATGTACGTCAGGTCGCTCACCGTCTATCTGGTCCGCCAGGGCACCCTGGACGACTACGTCTACCTGGAGCACGGCGCGCACTACGCGATCGGCGCGCTCTCGGTGATCCTGCTCGTCACCATCCAGTACGAGATCAACGAGGTCATCACCGGCCTCGTCGGCGTCGTGCTGATCGCCTGGTCCTTCTGGTCGTCGGTCCGCAGGAACAAGCGGATCGAGGCGGAGGGCGGGGACAGCTCCGGCGATCGGACGGAAGTCCCGTCCGGGGTGTGA
- a CDS encoding Tellurium resistance: MAFWDSLRRDKSPHFDSGSSASNSIELTKRHPVVSLTKQGATTGNLRVNLSWRMRSSDFGGSSRQRGSLLRHPSRMFQPDVVQAHTQGVVNVDLDLGCLYELEDGTKGVVQPLGNFLGELNEAPYVQLSGDDRFGSPSGETLYVNLDHRDEIKRLLVFVYIYDQTPAFDRTHAVVTLYPSNGPRIEIQLDERHPQARSCAVFAVEKVKGDMVVRREVKFVYGFQAELDRLYGWGLQWGRGYKTKI, encoded by the coding sequence ATGGCCTTCTGGGACAGTCTCCGACGGGACAAGTCGCCGCACTTCGATTCGGGGAGCTCGGCGTCCAACTCGATCGAGCTGACCAAACGGCACCCGGTGGTCTCACTGACCAAACAGGGTGCGACCACCGGAAACCTGCGGGTGAACCTGTCCTGGCGGATGCGGTCGTCGGACTTCGGCGGCAGCTCGCGGCAGCGCGGAAGTCTGCTGCGTCATCCGTCCAGGATGTTCCAGCCGGACGTCGTCCAGGCGCACACCCAGGGCGTCGTCAACGTCGACCTCGACCTGGGCTGCCTCTATGAGCTGGAGGACGGCACCAAGGGCGTCGTGCAGCCGCTGGGGAACTTTCTCGGCGAGCTCAACGAAGCGCCGTATGTACAGCTCAGCGGAGACGACCGGTTCGGCTCGCCGTCCGGTGAGACGCTCTACGTCAATCTCGACCACCGCGACGAGATCAAGCGGCTGCTGGTCTTCGTCTACATCTACGACCAGACGCCCGCCTTCGACCGTACGCACGCCGTGGTGACGCTCTACCCCAGCAACGGCCCGCGCATCGAGATCCAGCTGGACGAACGCCATCCGCAGGCGCGCTCGTGCGCGGTCTTCGCCGTCGAGAAGGTCAAGGGCGACATGGTGGTGCGCCGTGAGGTGAAGTTCGTGTACGGATTCCAGGCCGAGCTGGACCGGCTGTACGGCTGGGGGCTCCAGTGGGGCCGGGGCTACAAGACCAAGATCTGA
- a CDS encoding TerD family protein codes for MTHAMMKGSNVPLDALAVRAVLRWTPGPDVPDIDASALLLGSGGRVRSDEDFVFYNQPRHPSGLVRRLPKKRDAGGLTDTVEADLAALDPSVDQVVLAASSDGAPFRAVRDLRILLYDAAAPAGDGTAALAVFDVQPETGEETAMICGELYRRGDRWKFRAVGQGYPTGLVGLATAYGISVDETAETGGAADASAAEAAEPGAPARPGPAGATGPTVPAPAGFPPPPQSPPPGYGYPQAVPARPVAQPAYGYPQPAAAAAPAPDPYFRLPPMGPQFLPR; via the coding sequence ATGACGCACGCGATGATGAAGGGTTCGAACGTCCCGCTGGACGCCCTGGCGGTACGGGCCGTCCTGCGCTGGACCCCGGGCCCGGACGTCCCCGACATCGACGCCTCGGCCCTGCTGCTGGGTTCCGGCGGGCGTGTGCGCTCCGACGAGGACTTCGTCTTCTACAACCAGCCGCGCCATCCGTCGGGCCTGGTGCGGCGGCTGCCGAAGAAACGTGACGCCGGGGGGCTCACCGACACGGTCGAGGCGGATCTGGCCGCCCTGGACCCCTCGGTGGACCAGGTGGTGCTGGCCGCCTCGTCCGACGGTGCACCGTTCCGCGCCGTACGGGACCTGCGGATCCTCCTGTACGACGCGGCGGCACCGGCGGGGGACGGCACGGCTGCCCTGGCCGTCTTCGACGTGCAGCCGGAGACCGGCGAGGAGACGGCGATGATCTGCGGCGAGCTGTACCGCCGCGGGGACCGCTGGAAGTTCCGGGCGGTGGGGCAGGGCTACCCGACCGGGCTGGTGGGGCTGGCCACGGCTTACGGCATCTCGGTGGACGAGACCGCCGAAACGGGCGGAGCGGCGGATGCCTCGGCAGCCGAGGCGGCAGAGCCCGGGGCGCCCGCGCGGCCCGGCCCTGCCGGGGCGACGGGCCCCACGGTCCCGGCGCCCGCCGGCTTCCCGCCACCCCCGCAGTCGCCGCCGCCCGGTTACGGCTACCCGCAGGCCGTCCCGGCCCGGCCCGTGGCCCAGCCCGCCTACGGCTATCCGCAGCCGGCCGCGGCGGCGGCGCCCGCTCCCGATCCGTACTTCCGGCTGCCGCCGATGGGACCGCAGTTCCTGCCCAGGTGA